In one window of Nesterenkonia sandarakina DNA:
- a CDS encoding UbiA family prenyltransferase — protein sequence MTTLAVALAVSAGLSLDRILLLGLAVFLGQLSVGISNDAFDAERDRAVGRADKPLARGDLSVRAAWTAAIGCLVLGLALSAPLGMWLLGAHAVFLAASWAYNAGLKASVFSLAPFILAFGLFPSFATLAAEDPGFAAPWAGFAGGALGAAIHLTNVLPDLDDDARTGITGLPHRLGARPSAALAAAAVLAGGIAVTAGSAGWQLQQVPVISWVFFAAVGSVALLALVMAVRARSGRMLFRLVMLAALLLAAQLVVAGGSLAG from the coding sequence GTGACGACCCTCGCGGTGGCGCTCGCGGTCTCCGCCGGGCTGAGCCTGGATCGGATCCTGCTGCTCGGGCTGGCGGTCTTCCTGGGTCAGCTCTCGGTGGGGATCTCCAATGACGCCTTCGACGCGGAACGGGACCGCGCCGTCGGACGCGCTGACAAGCCGCTGGCCCGTGGGGATCTCAGCGTGCGCGCAGCCTGGACGGCGGCGATCGGGTGCCTGGTGCTGGGCCTGGCCCTCTCCGCACCCCTGGGGATGTGGCTGCTCGGCGCCCACGCGGTGTTCCTGGCGGCCTCCTGGGCCTATAACGCCGGGCTCAAGGCCAGCGTGTTCTCGCTGGCCCCCTTCATCCTGGCCTTCGGTCTGTTCCCCTCCTTCGCGACCCTCGCGGCCGAAGACCCCGGGTTCGCCGCACCCTGGGCCGGATTCGCCGGGGGTGCCCTAGGTGCCGCCATCCACCTGACCAATGTGCTGCCGGACCTCGACGACGACGCCCGCACCGGCATCACCGGCCTGCCGCACCGGCTCGGTGCGCGTCCCTCGGCCGCACTGGCCGCAGCCGCGGTGCTCGCCGGCGGGATCGCCGTGACGGCCGGGTCCGCCGGGTGGCAGCTGCAGCAGGTGCCGGTGATCTCCTGGGTGTTCTTCGCCGCGGTCGGCTCGGTGGCGCTGCTGGCGCTGGTGATGGCGGTGCGCGCCCGCTCGGGCCGGATGCTTTTTCGCCTCGTGATGCTGGCGGCACTGCTGCTCGCGGCACAGCTGGTGGTGGCCGGAGGCTCGCTCGCCGGTTGA
- a CDS encoding DoxX family protein, protein MNSTARAASMAGLLGATGVLHFLRPAVFDSIVPPQLGNRRLITYVSGVAELGCAVLLAVPATRRVGGVCTAALMIAVYPANIYSVQKYWHRPTARSIALARLPLQLPLVRSAWRIAREA, encoded by the coding sequence ATGAATAGCACCGCGCGCGCCGCATCGATGGCTGGGCTCCTGGGAGCCACCGGGGTGCTGCATTTCCTGCGGCCCGCCGTCTTCGACTCGATCGTGCCTCCGCAGCTGGGCAATCGCCGCCTGATCACCTACGTCAGCGGCGTCGCCGAGCTGGGCTGCGCAGTCCTGCTGGCGGTTCCTGCGACCCGACGGGTGGGCGGGGTGTGCACTGCGGCGCTGATGATCGCGGTCTACCCGGCGAACATCTACTCGGTGCAGAAGTACTGGCACCGTCCCACGGCGCGGAGCATCGCGCTGGCTCGGCTTCCGCTGCAGCTGCCACTGGTGCGCAGCGCGTGGCGGATCGCCCGGGAGGCCTAG
- a CDS encoding DUF2267 domain-containing protein: MRHDEFLKTVSEKGGPTDRDQTSQLVHVVLEDLGKRLKGGEAENLAAQLPAELKAPLTAETQNQIADDVDEFLRRVASKLEPGLGTEEVLPQVKAVFSTLADSVSEGEIKDLRSQLPTGFAPLFA; this comes from the coding sequence ATGCGCCACGACGAATTCCTGAAGACCGTCTCCGAGAAGGGCGGTCCCACCGACCGCGATCAGACCAGCCAGCTGGTCCACGTGGTCCTGGAGGACCTCGGCAAGCGACTCAAGGGCGGCGAGGCGGAGAACCTCGCCGCGCAGCTGCCCGCGGAGCTGAAGGCCCCGCTCACCGCCGAGACGCAGAACCAGATCGCCGATGACGTCGATGAGTTCCTGCGTCGGGTCGCGAGCAAGCTGGAGCCGGGCCTCGGCACCGAAGAGGTCCTCCCGCAGGTCAAGGCGGTGTTCTCCACTCTTGCGGACTCCGTGTCCGAAGGTGAGATCAAGGATCTGCGTTCCCAGCTGCCCACAGGCTTTGCACCGCTCTTCGCCTAG
- a CDS encoding ABC-ATPase domain-containing protein translates to MSDQQTLVRTLTSIDGRGYASYKQLSGRYTLGRFTLSVDKVQVDPYAPPSLMQISLRREDAELPADLLDDRLGRIAVSDFLTRAFGDALSEGPSERSGAAAGISIGRPGQQVLERTSVVITEELITARLSVALPAAGRRALGRKAARLLTETLPRIAQAALLHSSLDPEALRSHVALLRDQEDLRTQLEAAKLVSFLADGSMLPRRSGDSDLPLGADAVAFRSPEALRRSFTLASGRQVTGMGVPEGVTVIVGGGYHGKSTLLRAIERGVYPHIAGDGREWVITTSSAASIRAEDGRSAAGVDISAFISGLPSGADTRSFSSSNASGSTSQATNLIEAVESGATALLIDEDTSATNFMIRDDRMRQLIPADREPITPFVDRVRALFSERGVSTVLVAGGSGAFFEVADQIIALEDYTLRDVTAQAHQIAAEHKRTTSQPATPDAAGPASDGPAERRFDSLPARVLRRDSLHPPKKTKPARSRGPRMIQYGREDIDLTAVAQLVDPAQTEALAKALDRLAEQSDAEHDITALVEKLVRRLDTEGLDSLSPHRGHPGHLARPRAQEIHAALNRYRGLTVH, encoded by the coding sequence ATGAGTGACCAGCAGACCCTGGTGCGGACCCTGACCTCGATCGACGGGCGCGGATACGCCTCTTATAAGCAGCTGAGCGGCCGCTACACCCTGGGCCGGTTCACCCTGAGCGTGGACAAGGTCCAGGTGGACCCGTACGCCCCGCCCTCCCTGATGCAGATCAGCCTGCGCCGGGAGGACGCCGAGCTCCCCGCTGACCTGCTCGATGACCGGCTTGGACGCATCGCCGTCAGCGACTTCCTGACCCGCGCCTTCGGCGACGCGCTCAGCGAGGGTCCCTCGGAGCGCTCAGGTGCCGCTGCCGGGATCAGCATCGGGCGACCCGGCCAACAGGTGCTCGAGCGCACCAGCGTGGTGATCACCGAGGAGCTGATCACGGCCCGGCTGTCCGTGGCGCTGCCCGCCGCGGGACGTCGGGCCCTGGGACGCAAGGCCGCCCGGCTGCTCACCGAGACGCTGCCGCGGATCGCGCAGGCCGCATTGCTGCACAGCAGCCTGGACCCGGAGGCGCTGCGCTCCCACGTCGCGCTGCTGCGCGATCAGGAAGATCTCCGCACCCAGCTCGAGGCCGCGAAGCTGGTCTCCTTCCTGGCCGATGGCTCGATGCTGCCGCGCCGGTCGGGGGACTCCGATCTGCCCCTCGGGGCGGACGCGGTGGCCTTCCGCAGCCCCGAGGCGCTGCGCCGCTCCTTCACCCTGGCCTCCGGTCGTCAGGTCACCGGGATGGGCGTCCCCGAAGGCGTCACCGTGATCGTCGGGGGTGGCTATCACGGCAAGTCCACCCTGCTGCGCGCCATCGAACGCGGGGTCTACCCGCATATCGCCGGGGACGGCCGCGAATGGGTGATCACCACCAGCTCGGCGGCGTCCATCCGGGCCGAGGACGGGCGCTCTGCTGCCGGCGTGGACATCTCCGCCTTCATCTCCGGGCTGCCCTCGGGGGCCGATACCCGGAGCTTCTCCAGCAGCAACGCCTCAGGCTCCACCTCCCAGGCCACCAACCTGATCGAGGCCGTGGAGTCCGGGGCCACGGCCCTGTTGATCGATGAGGACACCTCGGCGACGAACTTCATGATCCGCGATGACCGGATGCGCCAGCTGATCCCGGCCGACCGGGAGCCGATCACCCCATTCGTGGACCGGGTCCGCGCGCTCTTCAGCGAACGCGGGGTCTCCACGGTGCTCGTGGCCGGCGGATCGGGGGCCTTCTTCGAGGTCGCCGACCAGATCATCGCGCTGGAAGACTACACACTGCGCGACGTCACCGCGCAGGCCCACCAGATCGCCGCAGAGCACAAGCGGACGACGTCGCAGCCGGCCACCCCGGACGCAGCTGGCCCCGCCTCGGACGGCCCCGCTGAGCGGCGCTTCGACAGCCTCCCAGCGCGCGTCCTCCGCCGCGACTCGCTGCATCCGCCGAAGAAGACCAAGCCCGCCCGCAGCCGTGGGCCCCGGATGATCCAGTACGGCCGCGAGGACATCGACCTGACCGCCGTGGCCCAGCTGGTGGACCCCGCGCAGACCGAGGCGCTGGCGAAGGCGCTGGACCGCCTCGCTGAGCAGTCCGATGCGGAGCATGACATCACGGCCCTGGTCGAGAAGCTGGTGCGCCGTCTCGACACCGAGGGACTCGACTCGCTCTCCCCGCACCGCGGACACCCCGGGCATCTGGCCCGCCCCCGTGCCCAGGAGATCCACGCCGCACTCAACCGCTATCGCGGCCTGACCGTGCACTGA
- a CDS encoding CorA family divalent cation transporter, with translation MDLSTADLPSFGATATALGLREAQVDFLRGSRSRLPIPTRSAESVAAVLHRVAITTEEDGPTAEFRFSELRILALDALVVTVQPENPGQPPLQLQTLLESAHPSPPKRPLRASDAISGLIGAVLRDYPVALDELETAIESMESTLFQEARLDAALSHRIYQLLQKVHRFDWALRPVESLATERGTDAVESSPAGEESSTRADLIMRARRMRDRVELLRSHLENAVALHSTLLTIEQNEATRRVADASYAQGEQSKKISGWAAILFAPTLIASIYGMNFRHMPELFWSWGYPAAVGLMLALSLTLWVIFKRREWL, from the coding sequence GTGGATCTCAGCACGGCAGACCTTCCAAGCTTCGGGGCCACGGCCACCGCGCTGGGGCTGCGGGAGGCTCAGGTCGACTTCCTGCGCGGCAGCCGGAGCCGACTGCCGATCCCCACGCGCTCTGCGGAGTCGGTGGCGGCTGTGCTGCACCGCGTCGCCATCACCACCGAGGAGGACGGCCCCACCGCGGAGTTCCGCTTCTCGGAGCTGCGGATCCTCGCCTTGGACGCACTCGTGGTGACCGTGCAGCCGGAGAACCCCGGGCAGCCGCCCCTTCAGCTGCAGACCCTGCTCGAGAGCGCACACCCCTCTCCGCCGAAGCGCCCGCTGCGGGCCTCGGATGCCATCTCCGGGCTCATCGGTGCGGTGCTGCGGGACTACCCGGTGGCGCTGGACGAGCTGGAGACTGCGATCGAGTCCATGGAGAGCACCCTGTTCCAGGAGGCCCGGCTCGATGCGGCGCTCTCGCATCGGATCTATCAGCTCCTGCAGAAGGTGCACCGCTTCGACTGGGCGCTGCGGCCGGTGGAGTCACTGGCCACCGAACGTGGCACGGACGCCGTTGAATCCAGCCCTGCCGGTGAGGAGTCCTCCACTCGGGCCGATCTGATCATGCGCGCCAGGCGGATGCGAGACCGGGTGGAGCTGCTGCGCTCGCACCTGGAGAATGCGGTGGCCCTGCATTCCACCTTGCTGACCATCGAACAGAACGAGGCCACCCGTCGAGTGGCTGACGCCTCCTATGCCCAGGGCGAGCAGAGCAAGAAGATCTCCGGGTGGGCCGCGATCCTCTTCGCCCCGACCCTGATCGCCTCCATCTACGGCATGAACTTCCGGCACATGCCAGAACTCTTCTGGTCCTGGGGCTACCCGGCGGCGGTGGGGCTGATGCTCGCGCTGAGCCTGACGCTGTGGGTCATCTTCAAACGTCGCGAGTGGCTCTGA
- a CDS encoding DUF3995 domain-containing protein: protein MTRSTGLTRSTGLIWVAALLGLLNAAPSYYWAFGGDALRPSIGQWLIDLRDAMPVLTGLALLGIALGKTGAAIIPLVAVHALPAGAAGSSRRRAHRVLWWNASRLVAAGLILYGAVGLLINTGLLLWPGLSLQDPAARLGQALLWYPMLLLWGLVLAAGLHRFRATRDV, encoded by the coding sequence ATGACTCGCTCCACCGGGCTGACCCGGTCCACCGGTCTGATCTGGGTCGCCGCGCTGCTGGGTCTGCTCAATGCGGCACCGAGCTACTACTGGGCCTTCGGCGGAGACGCGCTGCGGCCGAGCATCGGGCAGTGGCTGATCGACCTGCGGGATGCAATGCCGGTGCTGACCGGCCTTGCCCTGCTGGGAATCGCTCTGGGAAAGACGGGTGCGGCGATCATTCCGCTGGTGGCGGTCCACGCGCTGCCCGCCGGTGCGGCCGGATCCTCGCGACGCCGGGCACATCGGGTCCTGTGGTGGAACGCCTCCCGACTGGTCGCTGCCGGCTTGATCCTCTACGGGGCGGTTGGTCTGCTGATCAACACCGGGCTGCTGCTCTGGCCCGGTCTGTCCCTTCAGGACCCTGCGGCACGGCTGGGACAGGCGCTGCTCTGGTATCCGATGCTTCTGCTCTGGGGGCTGGTGCTGGCAGCCGGTCTGCACCGGTTCAGAGCCACTCGCGACGTTTGA
- a CDS encoding TetR/AcrR family transcriptional regulator, with the protein MTRQGDAHLHQSSDPLRASIIEAADELYYAHGFRAVGMDALRQRSGVSLKRLYTVFPSKEAIVLAVLDYRHQIWVDEIATAMALQDSPRARLLAIYDYLAGWFQSDSFRGCVFINAFGELATESPAVAAKAAAHKRDFRRYMEQLAVEAGFSEELGDQLMLLAEGAQTTAAITGDSSMACKARRAAEALLGAEESMRLQSLT; encoded by the coding sequence ATGACGCGTCAGGGGGACGCCCACCTGCACCAGTCCAGCGATCCGCTGCGCGCCAGCATCATCGAGGCGGCGGATGAGCTCTACTACGCCCATGGCTTCCGCGCCGTGGGGATGGACGCGCTGCGCCAGCGCAGCGGCGTCTCGCTCAAGCGTCTCTACACGGTGTTCCCCTCCAAAGAGGCCATCGTGCTCGCGGTCCTGGATTACCGCCACCAGATCTGGGTGGATGAGATCGCGACGGCGATGGCGCTCCAAGACTCCCCGAGGGCGCGCCTGCTGGCGATCTATGACTACCTCGCCGGATGGTTCCAGTCGGATTCCTTCCGCGGCTGCGTCTTCATCAATGCCTTCGGCGAGCTGGCCACCGAATCCCCCGCCGTGGCCGCCAAGGCGGCGGCGCATAAACGCGATTTCCGGCGTTATATGGAACAGCTCGCCGTGGAGGCGGGGTTCTCCGAGGAGCTGGGGGATCAGCTGATGCTGCTGGCCGAAGGCGCACAGACCACCGCAGCGATCACCGGGGACTCCTCGATGGCCTGCAAGGCCCGCCGGGCAGCCGAGGCGCTGCTCGGAGCGGAGGAATCGATGCGTCTCCAATCGTTGACATGA
- a CDS encoding alpha/beta fold hydrolase, with translation MSHVTVGTENSTDISLYYEDHGAGQPVVLIHGYPLDGSSWEKQTAALLDAGYRVITYDRRGFGKSSRPTTGHDYTTYAADLNALMESLDLRDAVLVGFSMGTGEVTRYLANHGSDRVSKAVFLGSLQPFLLQTEDNPTGVPQDVFDGLFDAVTTDRYAFFTAFFDDFFNTKDNLGSRLSEEALAAHKNLAYAASPHSSVWAQPTWLTDFREDVAAVGRSGVKAMIVHGTADNILPIDATGRVFHKALPSAEYHEIDDAPHAMLWTHAQEVNEHLLTFLRS, from the coding sequence ATGTCACACGTCACCGTCGGAACCGAGAACAGCACAGACATCTCGCTCTACTACGAGGATCACGGCGCGGGCCAGCCCGTCGTGCTCATCCACGGCTACCCCTTGGACGGCTCCTCATGGGAGAAGCAGACCGCGGCACTGCTCGACGCCGGCTACCGCGTGATCACCTATGACCGTCGCGGGTTCGGGAAGTCCTCCCGCCCGACCACCGGACACGATTACACCACCTACGCCGCTGACCTCAACGCCCTGATGGAGTCCCTGGATCTGCGCGACGCCGTGCTGGTCGGCTTCTCCATGGGCACCGGCGAGGTGACGCGCTACCTGGCCAACCACGGATCGGACCGGGTGAGCAAGGCGGTCTTCCTGGGCTCGCTGCAGCCCTTCCTGCTGCAGACCGAGGACAACCCCACAGGTGTCCCCCAGGATGTGTTCGACGGCCTCTTCGACGCCGTGACCACCGATCGCTACGCCTTCTTCACGGCGTTCTTCGATGACTTCTTCAACACCAAGGACAACCTGGGCAGCCGGCTCAGCGAGGAGGCCCTGGCGGCGCACAAGAACTTGGCGTACGCCGCCTCCCCGCACTCCTCGGTCTGGGCCCAGCCGACCTGGCTCACCGACTTCCGGGAGGATGTCGCCGCCGTCGGCCGTTCCGGGGTCAAGGCGATGATCGTCCACGGCACCGCCGACAACATCCTGCCGATCGATGCCACCGGCCGGGTCTTCCACAAGGCACTGCCCTCGGCGGAGTATCACGAGATCGACGACGCGCCCCATGCCATGCTCTGGACCCATGCCCAGGAGGTCAACGAGCACCTGCTGACCTTCCTGCGCTCCTGA
- a CDS encoding OsmC family peroxiredoxin encodes MPTRTARTAWNGSLEEGSGQVELSSSKIGTYEVSFPKRASDEANGSTSPEELIAAAHSSCFAMQLSAVLSGAGGTVESLDVRADVSMGPDQAGGFKLTGIKITVHGEVTGIDEDTFVKSAEEAKTGCPVSKALTGVEITLDATLES; translated from the coding sequence ATGCCTACACGCACAGCCCGCACCGCCTGGAACGGATCACTCGAAGAGGGCTCCGGCCAGGTCGAGCTCAGCAGCTCCAAGATCGGCACCTACGAGGTGTCCTTCCCCAAGCGCGCTTCCGACGAGGCCAATGGCAGCACCAGCCCGGAGGAGCTGATCGCCGCAGCGCACTCCTCCTGCTTCGCCATGCAGCTCTCCGCCGTGCTCTCCGGCGCCGGAGGCACCGTGGAGTCCCTCGACGTCCGCGCCGACGTCTCCATGGGCCCGGATCAGGCAGGTGGCTTCAAGCTCACCGGCATCAAGATCACCGTCCACGGCGAGGTCACCGGCATCGACGAGGACACCTTCGTGAAGTCCGCCGAGGAGGCCAAGACCGGCTGCCCGGTCAGCAAGGCACTCACCGGGGTGGAGATCACCCTGGACGCCACCCTGGAGAGCTGA
- a CDS encoding NAD(P)-dependent alcohol dehydrogenase has translation MTTTITALQADSAESSFTTRTLERRSLAADDVRIAIRYAGICHSDIHQVRDEWGGTTFPITPGHEIIGEVVEVGSSVSKFTLGDTVGVGCFVDSCMECEACKDGEEQFCSQGVVGTYNGQDKFGENTHGGYSQQIVVRDHFVLNIPEGMDPAAATPLLCAGITTYAPLKRYGAGPGVNVGVIGMGGLGHVAVKIAAAMGAEVTVLSRTDSKKEDGLAFGAKAYRATEDGSAFKDLAGSFDLVINTVGASVSLDSFLGLLGRGGTMVNVGAPSEEQSFQMFSLLAMRRNYAGSMVGGLPETQEMLDFCAKHGITSTIELINADQVDEYYEKVVSGDVRYRAVIDIASLESAAV, from the coding sequence ATGACCACCACGATCACCGCACTCCAGGCCGACAGCGCCGAGTCCAGCTTCACCACCCGCACCCTTGAGCGGCGCAGCCTGGCCGCCGACGACGTGCGGATCGCCATCCGTTACGCCGGCATCTGCCACTCCGACATCCACCAGGTCCGCGACGAGTGGGGCGGCACCACCTTCCCGATCACCCCGGGCCACGAGATAATCGGCGAGGTCGTCGAGGTCGGCTCCTCGGTCTCGAAGTTCACCCTCGGCGACACCGTGGGTGTGGGCTGCTTCGTGGACTCCTGCATGGAGTGTGAGGCCTGCAAGGACGGCGAGGAGCAGTTCTGCAGCCAGGGCGTCGTCGGCACCTATAACGGCCAGGACAAGTTCGGAGAGAACACCCACGGCGGCTACAGCCAGCAGATCGTGGTGCGCGACCACTTCGTGCTGAACATCCCTGAGGGCATGGATCCCGCCGCAGCCACCCCGCTGCTCTGCGCCGGGATCACCACCTATGCCCCGCTCAAGCGCTACGGCGCCGGCCCCGGCGTCAACGTCGGCGTCATCGGCATGGGCGGCCTGGGTCACGTGGCCGTGAAGATCGCCGCCGCCATGGGCGCCGAGGTCACCGTGCTCAGCCGCACCGACTCCAAGAAGGAAGACGGCCTGGCCTTCGGCGCCAAGGCCTACCGTGCCACCGAGGACGGCTCGGCGTTCAAGGACCTCGCCGGCAGCTTCGACCTGGTCATCAACACCGTGGGCGCCTCGGTCAGCCTGGACTCCTTCCTGGGCCTGCTGGGCCGCGGCGGCACCATGGTCAACGTCGGCGCACCCAGCGAGGAGCAGTCCTTCCAGATGTTCTCGCTGCTCGCGATGCGGCGCAACTACGCCGGCTCCATGGTCGGCGGGCTGCCCGAGACCCAGGAGATGCTGGACTTCTGCGCGAAGCACGGCATCACCTCCACGATCGAGCTGATCAACGCCGACCAGGTGGATGAGTACTACGAGAAGGTCGTCTCCGGCGACGTGCGCTACCGCGCGGTCATCGACATCGCCTCGCTGGAGTCAGCCGCCGTCTGA
- a CDS encoding helix-turn-helix transcriptional regulator has protein sequence MGSTRQDQRLQTLVLLRKVRDRIDREYDRPLDVDQLARGVHLSAGYLSRQFKLSFGESPYSYLMTRRIERAMTLLRRADMTVTDVCFAVGFSSLGTFSTRFAELVGVPPRIYRESAAGALEGVPPCLAKQVSRPIRAGTTASPIASNGKLVRNREARDAAPA, from the coding sequence ATGGGCAGCACACGCCAGGATCAGCGACTTCAGACCCTGGTGCTGCTGCGCAAGGTGCGCGATCGGATCGATCGGGAGTACGACAGGCCGCTCGACGTCGATCAGCTCGCGCGCGGGGTGCACCTCTCCGCCGGGTATCTGAGCCGGCAGTTCAAGCTCAGCTTCGGGGAGTCGCCGTATTCCTATCTGATGACTCGCCGGATCGAACGGGCGATGACCCTGCTGCGGCGGGCGGACATGACAGTGACCGACGTCTGCTTCGCCGTCGGCTTCTCCTCGCTGGGCACCTTCAGCACCCGATTCGCCGAACTGGTGGGTGTCCCGCCACGGATCTACCGGGAGAGTGCGGCGGGGGCCTTGGAGGGGGTCCCGCCCTGCCTGGCCAAACAGGTCAGCCGACCGATCCGGGCCGGCACGACGGCATCACCCATCGCGTCGAACGGGAAACTGGTCAGGAATCGAGAAGCGCGGGATGCCGCGCCTGCCTAG
- a CDS encoding VOC family protein, giving the protein MNNITIHYTFLPHTDPEASLRFYRDLLGFEVRQDVGYEDMRWITVGPVEQPQTSIVLQPPAVDPGITDQEREVILSLIAKGSFAGMTLAVDDLDAFYQQLESAGADVVQEPIDQDYGVRDCAFRDPAGNLLRISQR; this is encoded by the coding sequence ATGAACAACATCACGATTCATTACACGTTTCTGCCACACACCGACCCCGAGGCCTCCCTCCGGTTCTACCGCGACCTGCTGGGCTTCGAGGTCCGTCAGGATGTCGGCTACGAGGACATGCGCTGGATCACCGTGGGACCCGTCGAGCAGCCTCAGACCTCGATCGTGCTGCAGCCCCCGGCGGTGGACCCGGGCATCACCGATCAGGAGCGGGAAGTGATCCTCTCGCTCATCGCCAAGGGCAGCTTCGCCGGGATGACGCTGGCCGTCGATGACCTGGATGCCTTCTACCAGCAGCTGGAGAGCGCCGGAGCTGACGTGGTCCAGGAGCCGATCGACCAGGACTACGGGGTCCGGGACTGCGCCTTCCGAGACCCCGCCGGGAATCTGCTGCGCATCAGTCAGCGGTGA
- a CDS encoding transcriptional regulator: MAPEPQFDALIHAPHRLRICAMLSQATGIEFGEIQERTGLSKSALSKHLGQLTDVGYLSEEPILRAGHSRLVLSLTQAGRQAYLAHKEALKLLLEDQDP; the protein is encoded by the coding sequence GTGGCGCCTGAGCCACAGTTCGACGCACTGATCCACGCCCCGCACCGACTGCGGATCTGCGCGATGCTCTCCCAGGCCACGGGGATCGAGTTCGGCGAGATCCAAGAACGCACCGGGCTCTCGAAATCTGCGCTGAGCAAGCACCTCGGTCAGCTCACCGATGTTGGATACCTCAGCGAGGAACCGATCCTCCGGGCAGGACACTCACGTCTGGTGCTCTCGCTGACTCAGGCAGGGCGTCAGGCTTACCTCGCACACAAGGAGGCGCTCAAGCTGCTGCTGGAGGACCAGGATCCGTGA